A genomic region of uncultured Paludibaculum sp. contains the following coding sequences:
- a CDS encoding PepSY-associated TM helix domain-containing protein: MSFLDKPQPLWWRKALFQIHLWIGLFAGLYAIIIGISGSILVFKQELAALSYPHLMRAPHPERPERADLFAVMESARVAYPDFRLSGGYLPGLGSENVLIYMQGSRERDLFVMADASDGRLLGALELESTWLHWISDLHFHLLLGLPGYVVNATGAGLLLLLSLTGLVLWWPGIRRWTHALKVDFRRSWRRINFDLHSAAGFYTLAFVVMWSISGIYFVFPKQVAAVVNVFSSVEGGRDPEIHVKAQRRSADLSAVLGQAMRNFPTCRLAGVYLGEDANHPITVFMARGRRSDFTQMDYVYFHPESGRQLAVWHSGVNPTLGSAFVFWLAPLHFGINWGLGIKTLWALLGLSLPALAVTGALMYWNRYLGRRWKRLRSAAPKAESTVP, encoded by the coding sequence ATGAGCTTCCTCGACAAGCCCCAGCCCCTCTGGTGGCGCAAGGCCCTGTTTCAGATCCACCTCTGGATCGGCCTGTTTGCAGGCCTTTACGCCATCATCATCGGAATCTCCGGATCCATCCTGGTCTTCAAGCAGGAACTCGCTGCCCTCTCCTACCCGCACCTCATGCGAGCGCCGCATCCGGAGCGGCCCGAGCGCGCGGACCTGTTCGCCGTGATGGAGAGCGCCCGGGTCGCTTATCCGGACTTCCGCCTGAGCGGCGGCTATCTGCCCGGCCTCGGCAGCGAGAACGTTCTCATCTACATGCAGGGCAGCCGCGAGCGCGACCTGTTCGTCATGGCCGATGCTTCCGACGGCCGCCTGTTAGGCGCCCTCGAGCTCGAGTCCACCTGGCTGCATTGGATCTCTGACCTGCACTTCCACCTGCTGCTGGGCTTGCCCGGCTACGTGGTGAACGCCACCGGAGCCGGGCTCCTGCTGCTGCTTTCCCTCACTGGCCTTGTGCTCTGGTGGCCCGGCATCCGGCGCTGGACCCATGCTCTCAAGGTGGATTTCCGCCGCAGTTGGCGGCGCATCAACTTCGACCTCCACAGCGCCGCCGGCTTCTACACCCTCGCCTTCGTGGTCATGTGGAGCATCTCCGGCATCTACTTCGTGTTTCCCAAGCAGGTTGCCGCGGTGGTGAATGTCTTTTCCTCCGTGGAAGGTGGGCGCGATCCGGAGATCCACGTCAAAGCGCAGCGCCGGTCGGCGGATCTCTCGGCGGTACTCGGGCAGGCCATGCGGAACTTCCCCACCTGTCGCCTCGCCGGCGTCTACCTGGGCGAGGACGCCAACCATCCCATCACCGTCTTCATGGCACGTGGCCGGCGCAGCGACTTCACACAGATGGATTACGTCTACTTCCACCCAGAGAGCGGCCGGCAGCTCGCGGTGTGGCACAGCGGCGTGAACCCCACGCTGGGCAGCGCATTCGTGTTCTGGCTTGCACCGCTGCACTTCGGCATCAACTGGGGCCTGGGCATCAAGACGCTCTGGGCTCTGCTGGGGCTGAGCCTGCCCGCGCTCGCTGTCACCGGTGCGCTTATGTATTGGAACCGCTATCTCGGCCGCCGCTGGAAGCGACTGCGCTCCGCCGCGCCGAAGGCCGAATCCACGGTTCCTTAA
- a CDS encoding SagB/ThcOx family dehydrogenase: protein MRSHSLFSCSTAAVIVLAAGLPLLAQSTFLTLPKARTDGGKPLMRALSERRTTRAFTDRTLSPQQLSDLFWAAFGVNRGQSEKAGFGRTAPSARNRQEIDLYAALPDGVYLYEAEAHRLRLVASGDIRPKTGSDAAARAAVTILYVADSAKAGSTGDTASAPAFAAVDTGFIGQNVYLFAASEGLGAWFRATIPDARALGATLKLRPTQHLLFVQTVGYPAPDKR, encoded by the coding sequence ATGAGATCCCATTCCCTTTTCTCTTGCAGTACGGCGGCTGTCATCGTCCTGGCCGCCGGGCTCCCCTTGCTGGCGCAATCCACTTTCCTAACTCTGCCGAAGGCACGCACCGATGGGGGCAAGCCCCTGATGCGGGCGCTCTCGGAGCGCAGGACCACCCGGGCGTTCACCGATCGCACGCTGTCGCCACAACAACTCTCTGACCTCTTCTGGGCGGCCTTTGGCGTCAACCGTGGACAGTCCGAAAAGGCGGGATTCGGGCGCACCGCACCTTCGGCGCGGAACCGCCAGGAGATCGATCTCTATGCGGCCCTGCCCGATGGCGTCTATCTCTATGAGGCCGAGGCCCACCGCCTGCGACTGGTGGCCTCGGGAGACATACGGCCGAAGACCGGTTCGGATGCCGCCGCCAGAGCCGCCGTGACCATTCTCTATGTGGCGGACTCGGCCAAGGCAGGCTCGACCGGTGACACAGCTTCCGCGCCTGCGTTCGCCGCCGTGGATACCGGGTTCATCGGCCAGAACGTCTATCTGTTTGCGGCCTCCGAAGGCCTCGGCGCGTGGTTCCGAGCCACGATTCCGGATGCCCGGGCGCTCGGCGCCACGCTGAAACTGCGCCCCACCCAGCATCTTCTCTTTGTGCAAACGGTCGGTTACCCGGCCCCGGACAAGCGGTAG
- a CDS encoding ABC transporter permease: MNLGRRLKYLLPSYRRAAERDMQEELTALAEMAEPGELGNLTRVAEEGRAAWNWMWLEQLYRDAQYALRAMRRNPGFTATALLSLALGIGANTAIFSLVDALMLRWLPVSDPQTLVQLKMGSSPSAFAGETFSYAIVNALAEERGIFVGVCGFSGAEFTVGPRGSLSRVPGAWVTGAFYETLGLNPALGRLLTRTDDQPGAAPAAVISDGYWSRQYVRSADVIGQTISINGVAVPIVGVSPAGFTGANVGSPADITVAVAALPILLPPSEPLLGPGNFWLRVLARPQPGLSVQQATAHLAVVWPQMAERVISPTWSAAHRKEMKETPLMLVPGGTGYTFLRAIFQKPLMVLMGVTGLVLLIACANVASLLLARATARRREIAVRLAIGAGRGRIIRQLLTESTLLASIGALFGVGVAWITARFLLGTLSAGGNVLGRHIQFDMTPNWRVLAFTSAVALATGVLFGLAPALQATAIGGAGTLQEDARITRSRSKLLSSLVSAQVALSLMLLIGAGLFVRTLQNLQNLDPGFRREGVLLVDVDGRREGYKDERLLALYKDVLEKVRRLPGVSSASISSHTPLSGSTWSEAVVPKGQALPERDSAIFIAVGPGFFSTMQIRRVAGRELDERDEGASNVAIVNEAFVARYFPGRNPIGEYLTATVSRPPGDLQIVGVVKDVANSGLRRPPHPTVYVPFFQKSPRSAALEIRAAGSLAQVAAAIRKELQPTFPSDPVEVRALSDQVEQTLLQERLMANLAGGFGVLGLVLACAGLYGLLAYSVVRRTKEIGIRVALGARPRGVLWMVAQGALRLIGIGVILGLPAAWAASRWVRSMLFGLTETDPGIIATAVALLGAAGLIAAYLPAHRAARVDPMTALRHE; the protein is encoded by the coding sequence ATGAACCTGGGACGAAGACTCAAGTACCTCCTGCCGTCCTATCGACGGGCGGCAGAGCGGGACATGCAGGAGGAGTTGACGGCCCTGGCCGAGATGGCGGAACCGGGGGAACTGGGCAATCTGACGCGGGTAGCCGAAGAGGGGCGCGCGGCCTGGAACTGGATGTGGCTCGAGCAGTTGTATCGCGATGCGCAGTATGCGCTTCGAGCGATGCGGCGCAATCCCGGATTCACGGCAACGGCCCTGTTGTCGCTGGCGCTGGGCATTGGGGCCAATACCGCCATCTTCAGCCTGGTGGATGCGCTGATGTTGCGCTGGCTGCCGGTGAGCGATCCACAAACTCTGGTCCAACTCAAGATGGGGTCCTCGCCATCCGCGTTTGCCGGCGAGACATTCTCCTACGCGATCGTCAACGCGCTGGCGGAGGAACGAGGCATCTTCGTCGGAGTCTGCGGTTTCAGTGGCGCCGAATTCACAGTGGGTCCGCGCGGGTCTCTGAGCCGTGTGCCTGGAGCCTGGGTCACCGGGGCTTTCTACGAAACGCTGGGTCTGAACCCGGCGCTGGGCCGTCTGCTGACAAGAACGGACGATCAGCCTGGAGCCGCCCCGGCGGCCGTGATTAGCGACGGCTACTGGAGCCGCCAATATGTTCGCAGCGCCGACGTCATCGGACAGACGATCTCGATCAATGGGGTGGCCGTCCCCATCGTGGGTGTGAGCCCGGCAGGATTCACGGGAGCCAACGTCGGTTCACCGGCCGATATCACGGTCGCCGTTGCCGCCTTGCCCATCCTGCTGCCGCCCTCCGAGCCGCTGTTGGGCCCGGGGAATTTCTGGCTGCGGGTGCTCGCCAGGCCCCAGCCTGGCCTCTCAGTCCAGCAGGCCACGGCGCACCTCGCCGTCGTTTGGCCCCAAATGGCGGAACGCGTCATCAGCCCGACCTGGTCAGCGGCCCACCGAAAGGAGATGAAGGAGACTCCACTGATGCTTGTGCCCGGCGGGACCGGCTACACCTTCCTTCGGGCGATCTTCCAGAAGCCTCTGATGGTGTTGATGGGCGTGACCGGGTTGGTGCTGCTGATCGCCTGCGCCAACGTTGCGAGCCTGCTGCTGGCGCGCGCCACCGCCCGCAGGCGCGAAATCGCCGTGCGCCTCGCGATTGGTGCCGGGCGTGGGCGCATCATCCGCCAGTTGCTGACCGAGAGTACGCTGTTGGCGTCCATCGGCGCGCTTTTCGGCGTCGGCGTGGCGTGGATCACTGCTCGCTTTCTCTTGGGGACCTTGTCCGCTGGCGGCAACGTCCTGGGGCGCCATATCCAGTTCGACATGACCCCGAACTGGAGGGTGCTGGCCTTCACCAGCGCGGTGGCGCTGGCGACCGGAGTGCTCTTCGGCCTGGCTCCAGCGCTGCAGGCGACGGCGATCGGCGGGGCCGGTACGCTGCAGGAAGATGCGCGCATCACGCGTTCGCGGTCCAAGCTGCTGTCATCCCTGGTCAGCGCTCAGGTTGCGCTTTCACTGATGCTCCTGATCGGAGCCGGCCTGTTCGTGCGAACGCTGCAGAACCTGCAGAATCTGGATCCGGGCTTCCGCAGGGAAGGAGTCCTGCTGGTGGATGTCGATGGGCGGCGTGAAGGCTACAAGGATGAGCGGTTGCTGGCGCTCTACAAAGACGTGCTGGAGAAGGTTCGACGGCTTCCCGGTGTCTCGTCAGCGAGCATTTCCAGCCATACGCCGCTCAGCGGCTCGACCTGGTCAGAGGCGGTGGTCCCCAAGGGACAGGCGCTGCCGGAACGAGACAGCGCGATCTTCATCGCGGTGGGGCCGGGGTTCTTCTCCACGATGCAGATCCGGCGTGTCGCCGGCCGCGAACTGGACGAACGGGACGAAGGGGCGTCCAACGTGGCGATCGTCAACGAAGCATTCGTGGCACGGTACTTTCCGGGCCGGAATCCCATAGGGGAGTATCTGACAGCGACGGTGTCACGGCCGCCGGGCGACCTCCAGATCGTTGGAGTAGTGAAAGACGTCGCCAATTCGGGCTTGCGACGACCGCCTCACCCGACGGTGTACGTACCCTTCTTTCAGAAAAGTCCGCGATCAGCCGCGCTGGAGATCAGGGCGGCCGGATCGCTCGCCCAAGTCGCCGCGGCGATTCGCAAGGAACTACAACCAACTTTCCCCAGCGATCCCGTGGAGGTCCGAGCCCTGTCCGATCAGGTGGAACAGACTCTCCTGCAGGAGCGGCTGATGGCGAACCTGGCAGGCGGCTTCGGCGTGCTGGGCCTCGTGCTGGCGTGCGCGGGGCTTTATGGACTGCTGGCCTACAGCGTGGTCCGGCGGACCAAGGAGATCGGCATCCGAGTGGCGCTGGGCGCACGGCCTCGGGGCGTGTTGTGGATGGTGGCCCAAGGGGCGCTCCGCCTGATCGGGATCGGTGTCATCTTGGGCCTCCCCGCGGCGTGGGCGGCGTCGCGCTGGGTTCGTTCGATGCTCTTCGGGCTGACTGAAACCGATCCTGGGATCATCGCAACCGCGGTAGCTCTGTTGGGCGCCGCCGGATTGATCGCCGCTTACCTGCCCGCGCACCGGGCCGCGCGAGTGGATCCTATGACGGCGCTGCGGCACGAGTGA
- a CDS encoding PadR family transcriptional regulator, producing MGELSSNPDLLPGTLYMMILRTLNQGPLHGYAIAKRIREWSKGGLEIEDGSLYPALNRMLQKGWLKADWGVTDNNRKARFYQLTPVGKKQLEAESSAFNKMVHSIQLVMRTS from the coding sequence TTGGGCGAACTCTCCTCGAACCCCGATCTCCTGCCCGGCACCTTATACATGATGATCCTCAGGACCCTCAACCAGGGTCCCTTGCACGGCTACGCCATCGCCAAGCGGATTCGCGAGTGGTCGAAAGGCGGTCTCGAAATCGAGGACGGCTCTCTTTACCCCGCGTTGAACCGGATGCTGCAGAAAGGATGGTTGAAGGCCGATTGGGGCGTCACGGACAACAACCGGAAGGCTCGCTTCTACCAGTTGACGCCTGTGGGTAAGAAGCAACTCGAGGCCGAATCGAGCGCCTTCAACAAAATGGTCCACTCCATTCAGTTGGTCATGCGGACGTCTTAA
- a CDS encoding zinc-ribbon domain-containing protein has translation MFFLVGVQPVRRTLEDRAPERGHCAKCGFVSDMRHQSIRSYFTLFFVPVIPISKAEQVLTCVRCGTSYPPTYRGFPSGEGAETDPTKTVLLCPACSGKVRIPIKPDNSIRVTCPHCGDKFTVSINRP, from the coding sequence ATGTTCTTTCTCGTGGGCGTCCAGCCAGTCCGGCGCACTCTCGAGGACCGGGCGCCGGAACGCGGGCACTGCGCCAAGTGCGGCTTTGTCTCCGACATGCGCCACCAGAGCATTCGAAGTTACTTCACGTTGTTCTTCGTGCCCGTCATCCCTATCTCCAAAGCGGAGCAGGTGCTCACCTGCGTTCGCTGCGGAACCTCCTACCCTCCGACCTACCGCGGTTTCCCATCCGGCGAAGGTGCCGAAACGGACCCGACGAAGACGGTCCTTCTCTGCCCTGCATGCTCCGGCAAGGTACGCATACCCATCAAGCCGGACAACTCGATTCGCGTCACATGCCCGCATTGCGGCGACAAGTTCACGGTCAGTATCAACAGGCCGTGA
- a CDS encoding ABC transporter permease, protein MFWRNLLLRDRVDQEWREEMESHLQMLTESLLEQGLTPDEARDAALRQVGNLTARREEIYHMNGIQWLDSIAGDVRYAVRGLRKHPSFTAIAVLTLALGIGANTAIFSVVNSVLLKPLAFPHAEELVDLALAAPGAGGIVSSRGSLGLSASMYFTYAEQNRSFQSMGVWIPRHVTVTGMAEPEQVSASLVSDGLLQALSVQPVIGRPLVASDQVPGSNEVALLTYGYWQRRFGGDRSVIGRKIIVDARPREIVGILPAGFRIADTPADLVLPLRLDRSHATLAGFGLLSIARLKPGVTIEQANADIARLIPVWMRSWPSIQDGKLGDALAEKVYRSWRIGPNLRPLRESVVGNVRGVLWVVMGTLGMVMLIACANVANLLLVRVDARQQELAVRAALGAGWGRIVRQLLIESLVLCGAGGALGLVIASAALHLLVENGPSNLPRLSEIGLDARALAFTSVVAVLSGLFFGLVPALRYAGPRASFGLRDGGRTMSHSRSRHRARNTLVVVQVSLALVLLISSGLMIRTFQAMRRVDVGFARPDALQTFRIFVPRELAPKEEEATRMEQTIAEKVAAIPGVTSVGFASALPMDGAPPNWDGILMEGQSYAQGSRPPMRLYLNVSPGLFRSLGTNLKAGRDFTWTDIYGDRKFVLVSEGLARELWDSPEGAIGKRVRSNDNGPWREVIGVVADVRHRGAQEPAPAVVYWPIFGQIPYAPITGGTRAVTFSVRTDRAGTGALLNEIRRVVWSVNAALAVANPETMRETLDLSMARTSFTLVMLAIAGAMALLLGLIGIYGVIAYAVSQRTREIGIRLALGARPGDVRQMFVRYGLNLCAIGITIGLAAAAVLTRVMKSLLFGVAPVDPVTFAAVPVALLLAVLAACYLPARRASAVNPVECIRAE, encoded by the coding sequence ATGTTCTGGCGAAACCTGCTGCTGCGAGACCGAGTAGATCAGGAATGGCGCGAGGAGATGGAGTCGCATCTTCAGATGCTGACGGAATCATTGCTGGAGCAGGGCCTGACGCCAGACGAGGCCCGCGACGCGGCCTTGCGGCAAGTGGGCAATTTGACAGCACGACGGGAGGAGATTTACCACATGAACGGGATTCAGTGGTTGGATTCGATCGCCGGCGACGTGCGCTATGCCGTGAGGGGGCTCCGCAAGCACCCGTCCTTTACCGCCATCGCCGTCCTCACGCTGGCGCTGGGCATCGGGGCGAACACGGCGATCTTCAGCGTCGTGAATAGTGTCCTGCTAAAACCCCTCGCGTTTCCCCACGCCGAAGAGCTTGTGGACCTGGCGCTGGCCGCCCCGGGTGCGGGCGGCATTGTCAGCAGCCGCGGCAGCCTGGGCCTCTCGGCGTCGATGTACTTCACTTACGCGGAGCAGAATCGCTCGTTTCAATCGATGGGTGTCTGGATTCCTCGCCACGTCACAGTCACTGGCATGGCCGAACCGGAACAGGTGTCCGCGAGTTTGGTCAGCGATGGGCTGCTGCAGGCGCTCTCGGTGCAGCCCGTAATCGGACGTCCGTTGGTGGCGTCGGATCAGGTCCCCGGATCGAACGAGGTGGCGCTGCTGACCTACGGCTACTGGCAACGGCGATTTGGCGGAGACAGGTCAGTGATTGGGCGGAAGATCATCGTGGACGCCCGTCCACGGGAGATCGTAGGCATCCTGCCAGCAGGCTTCCGCATCGCCGACACGCCGGCCGACCTCGTCCTGCCCCTGCGGCTCGATCGCAGCCATGCGACGTTGGCCGGGTTCGGTCTTCTCTCCATCGCCCGGCTGAAGCCCGGAGTTACTATCGAGCAGGCGAACGCGGACATCGCGCGGCTGATCCCCGTCTGGATGCGTTCCTGGCCCTCGATCCAGGATGGCAAATTGGGCGACGCCTTGGCTGAGAAGGTCTATCGGTCGTGGAGGATCGGCCCGAACCTCCGCCCTCTACGCGAGAGTGTGGTGGGCAACGTGCGCGGCGTGCTGTGGGTGGTGATGGGCACACTCGGCATGGTGATGCTGATCGCCTGTGCCAACGTCGCGAACCTCCTGCTGGTGCGCGTGGACGCACGGCAGCAGGAGCTTGCGGTGCGAGCGGCTCTCGGTGCGGGCTGGGGTCGAATTGTCCGCCAGCTCTTGATCGAAAGCCTTGTGTTGTGCGGCGCCGGCGGAGCCTTGGGTCTCGTCATCGCATCCGCCGCCCTGCATCTGCTGGTGGAGAACGGACCCTCCAACCTTCCTCGCTTGAGTGAGATTGGGCTCGATGCGCGCGCGCTGGCTTTCACCTCTGTCGTGGCGGTCCTTTCGGGGCTGTTCTTTGGGCTCGTTCCGGCGTTGCGCTACGCAGGGCCGCGCGCCTCGTTTGGCCTTCGGGATGGCGGCCGGACGATGAGCCATAGCCGGAGTCGCCATCGCGCCAGAAACACGTTGGTGGTGGTCCAGGTGTCTCTGGCACTCGTCCTCCTCATCTCGTCCGGGCTGATGATTCGGACCTTCCAGGCGATGCGCCGGGTCGACGTGGGATTCGCACGACCGGATGCCCTGCAGACCTTCCGGATCTTTGTCCCTCGGGAGCTGGCCCCCAAGGAAGAAGAGGCCACACGGATGGAGCAGACGATAGCGGAAAAGGTGGCCGCGATCCCCGGAGTGACATCCGTCGGTTTTGCGAGCGCGCTGCCGATGGATGGCGCGCCGCCGAATTGGGACGGGATCCTCATGGAGGGGCAGAGCTATGCACAAGGAAGCCGTCCACCGATGCGTTTGTATCTGAACGTGTCGCCCGGATTGTTCCGGTCGCTCGGCACGAATCTCAAGGCAGGACGTGACTTCACGTGGACCGACATCTACGGAGACCGTAAGTTCGTGCTGGTTTCCGAAGGCCTGGCTCGCGAGCTGTGGGATTCGCCCGAGGGGGCCATCGGCAAACGCGTTCGCTCCAACGACAACGGACCCTGGCGTGAAGTGATCGGCGTTGTGGCGGACGTGCGCCACAGAGGTGCTCAGGAACCGGCGCCGGCCGTGGTTTACTGGCCCATTTTCGGGCAGATCCCCTATGCGCCGATCACGGGCGGGACCAGGGCTGTGACCTTCTCCGTCCGGACCGATCGCGCCGGCACCGGAGCCTTGTTGAATGAGATCCGCCGTGTCGTGTGGTCTGTGAATGCGGCCCTGGCCGTGGCGAATCCGGAGACAATGCGCGAGACGCTGGACCTTTCCATGGCACGCACGTCATTCACGCTGGTGATGCTGGCCATCGCCGGAGCCATGGCACTGCTGCTCGGTTTGATCGGCATCTATGGCGTGATTGCGTACGCCGTTTCGCAGAGAACCCGTGAGATCGGAATCCGTCTTGCGCTGGGCGCACGGCCGGGCGACGTGCGGCAGATGTTCGTGCGCTACGGCTTGAACCTATGTGCGATCGGCATCACGATCGGATTGGCGGCCGCAGCCGTGCTGACGCGCGTGATGAAGTCGCTGCTATTCGGCGTAGCGCCGGTGGACCCGGTGACCTTTGCCGCAGTGCCTGTCGCCCTGTTGTTGGCGGTGCTGGCGGCATGTTATCTACCGGCGAGAAGAGCGTCGGCCGTGAACCCTGTGGAGTGCATCCGGGCTGAGTAG
- a CDS encoding PadR family transcriptional regulator, which translates to MDLLQGTLEMLVLRTLLFAPLHGYGIAKAIRSSSNEALDIEFGSLYPALKRLELKGWIDSKWEVSEHKRRAKYYQLTAEGRKQLMQEHSKWAEFVAAVGHVMGPMPEGGKS; encoded by the coding sequence ATGGATCTCCTGCAAGGAACCCTAGAGATGCTGGTGCTGCGGACACTGCTGTTCGCTCCTCTTCACGGATATGGCATAGCCAAGGCCATCCGGAGTAGTTCGAACGAGGCGCTCGACATCGAGTTCGGCTCCCTGTACCCGGCTCTGAAGCGGCTGGAGTTGAAGGGCTGGATCGATTCGAAGTGGGAGGTCTCCGAGCACAAGCGGCGCGCGAAGTACTACCAATTGACCGCGGAAGGCCGCAAACAACTGATGCAGGAGCATTCGAAGTGGGCGGAGTTCGTCGCCGCGGTCGGTCATGTCATGGGCCCCATGCCGGAAGGAGGCAAGTCATGA
- a CDS encoding DUF72 domain-containing protein, which yields MNLSLFPTEPTFRDRLAARLRALAAEGIYVGTSSWKYPGWLDQVYTPERYFTRGRFSQKKFESECLSEFSEIFPTVCGDFTFYQFPSPEYWQRLFASAQPSLQFAFKVPEEITVREWPTHLRYGARGGLENESFLNADLFQSAFLGALEPYRNRVGVLVFEFGMLPKRHYGDVEPFAADLDAFLEKLPPGWRYSVEIRNREFFDERYFRVLRSRNVAHVFNSWTRMPELRNQLAEPAAQTADFLVARAQLKPGRTFEQAVEKFQPYREIQEEYPPAREGLKEILERAHKQNTLSFLFVSNRLEGNAPGTIAAVTGAEEE from the coding sequence GTGAATCTGTCGCTATTTCCCACCGAGCCCACTTTCCGCGACCGCCTCGCCGCGCGCCTTCGCGCGCTCGCCGCCGAGGGCATCTATGTGGGCACCAGTTCCTGGAAGTACCCCGGCTGGCTCGATCAGGTCTACACGCCGGAACGCTACTTCACCCGGGGCCGTTTCTCGCAGAAGAAGTTTGAAAGTGAGTGCCTGAGTGAGTTCTCCGAGATCTTTCCCACCGTCTGCGGCGACTTCACCTTTTACCAGTTCCCCTCGCCCGAATACTGGCAGCGCCTCTTTGCCTCCGCCCAACCCAGCCTGCAATTTGCCTTCAAGGTGCCCGAAGAGATCACTGTGCGTGAATGGCCGACGCATCTGCGTTACGGTGCCCGCGGCGGTCTGGAGAACGAGTCCTTCCTGAATGCGGACCTTTTCCAGTCGGCGTTTCTTGGGGCGCTGGAGCCTTACCGGAACCGGGTGGGCGTGTTGGTCTTCGAATTCGGCATGCTCCCCAAGCGGCACTACGGGGATGTGGAGCCCTTCGCGGCTGATTTGGACGCATTCCTTGAGAAGCTCCCGCCCGGCTGGCGATATTCGGTGGAGATCCGGAATCGTGAGTTCTTCGACGAGCGCTATTTCCGGGTATTGCGCAGCCGCAACGTGGCGCACGTCTTCAACTCGTGGACGCGCATGCCGGAGTTGCGGAATCAACTGGCCGAGCCGGCGGCCCAGACGGCCGATTTCCTGGTGGCGCGGGCGCAGTTGAAGCCCGGTCGGACGTTTGAGCAGGCGGTGGAGAAGTTCCAGCCCTACAGGGAGATTCAGGAGGAGTATCCTCCGGCGCGCGAAGGGCTCAAGGAGATCCTGGAGCGAGCCCATAAACAGAACACACTGAGCTTTCTATTCGTGAGCAATCGCCTCGAGGGGAATGCACCGGGGACGATCGCGGCGGTGACGGGCGCGGAGGAGGAGTAG